The Mobula hypostoma chromosome 9, sMobHyp1.1, whole genome shotgun sequence genomic sequence CCAAATACTTCTGAACTGGTAGTACACTCTTCACTAATATTATCATTAAATTAGCTGACAGTGACAGTGTTTCTTGGCAAGCCAACTTCTACTTTGCAGAGGGTGAACAGCAACATTCTCCTAAGTCCCATGAAACAAGAAGCCAATGATGAACATCAAGCTATTATTTCCACTAatctcatttttttctctccataACAAGGTCCCCTAACCCTGCAGAAACTTATTCTACCATCTTGTGCCCTTGGTACACCCACAAATTCACCTCTTTTTATGTTCAAAGAACAGATTTTATCTATTAATTCTACACTTGCTGAATGATTCCCTCCTGTTACATGTTTCATGTATGCCACCATTTCAATGTTTTCCATTTTCCTGGCGCTAGTAATCTTCCTTTTTACGCCAGATATCCATTCTACTTACATTTCCAGCTCCATCAATCCTTCCACATCTTTTATGAATCGAGTCAAAATGTATCTAGCACCACCTTTCTCTAGTTGGCTGAGCTGGTTCTCATgtacagcaattttttttttctggttgtTGCCATTTCTAAATAACAGTTTTGCTACGGGAACCCACATGATGCCTAAGTAATGACAGACTTTTTATGAAACACGTGGGACATATTCCAGTCCTGTAGGTCCCCTATTTCATAGCTGGAATTTCTCATGTACCTGGAACACTATCTAACTAGGAAAGGCCTATTCCCAATTCATTGGCTTTGCGCAATGTAAGTAACCTACACTGACTCATGTTTTCCCTTCTTTCGTTCATCTCCACCTCCTGACACATTGCCAGACACTACTTGCTCAGACTCCATCCAGCATTAAACATTACAGCAATAAATTATGTTATGAATTTACCTCAAAGGTTTCGACCAGTACCGTTCTGGTGACAAATGGCCTGAGAGGTATGGGAAACCTGACAGATTCCATACCCAGAAAATTCTCTCGGAACCTCTCCATGACCTTTGCTTCATGTCGCAGATCAATCTGCAGAACAATGCCAAGACATGGTTTTAGTGTAAAGAAAATATCCTTTGTAACTATGCAGATACTCTTTACTGTCAGGAATATCAATAGGTTATGAAAAATAACCTGATAAAGAAGATCAGATAAAGATTTTAAAATTGACTAAAGGGAAATAATATGGAGGAATTTACCTAAAGAAAAGGCTAGACCAGCAATTTTATTTGTGCTGGTAAACCTTCCACAGTcttcaaattatctccatttttcATCATCCTCATTCAAATGAAACAAGTCATTTGGTTAAAAAAATACTAACTGGACAATTGAATTTTCCACTAGTTACTAAAAATATGGAATGTAACCACAAAGAAAACAATGATACAGTTTCTTGTATGAGGAAAATAACTGTTTTATTCTCAATGAGCTTGTTTGTTAATAGGTTTTTGAGGCTACTCATCACTTTATTCCAACGGGGGAAAAATCAAGGTGGCAGTTTGAACCAAGTTCACGAAATGTTTGTAGTGATGTGACTGGTCTTTTTGAAATAGATAGTTATTGATTTTGCCAATTTGAGCTTGCTAACTTGTTGAACAAATTTTGTTTTAATTGAGACTTCTGCTATATTTGTTGTTTGATGATTTGGCACATTCATTACTGGGCAATGATCTAGAAGTCTGGGTTGGTATTGCTATCAATATGGTTAATTTTTTCCTAACCACGTTGATTTGCAATATTTTTAGTTCAATGTACTTCTAAAAATGTGATGTAACATTTGTTCATTCCATCCCAAAAGGCACTTGAAATGTAATGGTAGAAGAAATGTACCCCCATTACAGATAATGGGTTAATGGAATCTTGTCCTTACGGAATATACAAAGAACTTTGAAAAAATAAAGTTCACTTTGACTAGATTTATGTGAAAAAagcaaataaatacatttttcaattttctcttctTATTTCATACATAGATATCAGAGCTTTGTATTATGCAAAGTAGCTATATTGATCATATTCTAGGAACACACACGCTCATAATGCAGGGGTCACCTGTATTTGGCTCTCCGCCCTCTCACCACATGATGAAAAATGGCAACCTTTAAAAAAATTCATGGTTAGACTATGTTCACTTGCATCCTCACTTGTTTCAACATGATCTCCTCAAATTCTTCCACCACTTCcaccagcctcaaccacttcaaGCCTGGCAGGAGATTGAGAATGCAGCTTGCGGCTTTCATAAGTTTCAGATCCAGACTGATTTGATGTGCTATCCCTGGATGCATCACCTGCAGacagaagaaaattgatgtcaacCACTGGGTTGATTAGTGGATCAGCGCATGCCTCAGTTTACAACCAGTTGTTTATAATCaggactaaaataatttctttcaGATAACTGTACCTGACATCAAGTAAAATTGGTCTGATTGTAATTAAATTCTTGATTCACAACTCATTGATAACAGAATTCAATCTGTATCAGACAAAAGTTGCTATTGTGGGTGAGTATTATCTATCGGTTATTAATGTGGGTTAGTATTATCTATTGGTTGCTCTGCTAGGATTGGCACTTGATCTGAGATCAACCAGTGAATTAGTGTAGTATCCACAGAGAAAGCAggaggtcagacaacatctgttgaaaaggaaaataaagataaGATTCATTGGAATATCTGATGAAGAATCTAATATGTCACCTGTTTCTCTTtcaacagatactgcctgacctgctgagtgattcCAGTAGTCTCTATTCATATTTCAAATCTCTCGCATGTgagtttttaaattaattttatacCCATTCAGTTTCCTGCAAACAAACGTGGCAAGAAGCCATCAAAAACATGCCTATTATCATCTATTCAAACACAGCACACATACTCACTCTGAGTTTCCATTATCTAACTCTtgggaataaaaaaaataaacacatgAGAAATCCTAAACCTCAGGGGTTATTTGCACCTACTTACATTGCATATTGTAGACATTGTAATACCTTGATAGCCACTGGAATGAGATGCTGCTGCTCAGACGTTGAGTCAGGATGAAGCACTGCCCTTCTATCTTCCAGCTCTGTAATTCCAATCACTCCCTCGGGCTCATTTTTGGTATCTGGAAAATCATCCTGCTTTTTAGCAAACATGAAACGAAATATTCCTCGAAGCCCAAAGACTTCCCATGCTTCAAACTGATCCTCTCTCTCAAAGCTTTCAACAAGCTTTTGAAATTCAGAGTTATTAATGTTCTTTGGATCAGTACAAGCTCTATAAACCTGAGTGAAGCAGCCTGATGCAATGGGTTCCTTATTTGTAATGTGAAATATGCTCCTCCAATCTTCCCCAAATGCTCTTTTCAAACTATACTTGGTGTAGTTCCAGGGATGTGGTGTGACATGTGGATGAAGCCTGGAGAATTTTTCGCAGAATTCCACCGAGAAGAGATCCCTCCTGGTGCTAAACCACTGACCAAGTTTGATGAAAGTAGGACCAGCAGCCTCTGTGCATCTCAACAACACGTCATACCAGACGGAAGCAAAACGGGATGACACAAAGCAAATCGGATAGAGCAGAAACAAAGGTCCAAATCTCAGCAGCAGGATCACAGCTCTGACACAAATATGGGCAGTGAAGCGAAGCTTCCAGAACAAGTCTTTTAAAGGTAAGTGGGAAGACCCTCGCTTAGGATAGTGCGTCACCTTTGCTTCTACTGCTACTGCTTTCTGGGAGTTTGCAACTGGTGAAACTCCAAGGCCTAGCCAAGCAAGAGTAAGTCCAGGTATACTCTTTAACTTAAAAGACATTTTCGATGCAGAGTTACTTGACATTAAGACCGGGGCTCGAAAAATCACAGATCTACAAATCACAGGGCAGGCTTTACAAGTCAAGAGAAAGGCAGCCATCCTGGCGAAGTGTTGCTGTAGCCTGACCAGAATCACAAAGTCTGGACATCCAATAAGCAGGTTTTCATGTACCGGGTTTCCAAAAGGTCACGTGAATTGTCATTTCACCTTGCGATCCTGAAATATGCGTAGGaagaccatcagcctgaagactGAATTTTTCCAGCAGCCAGTCCGCTCATTCCCAGGAGACACAAAAGAAAATTCGTGCAGTCGTGAAGCCCGGGGGATGGGCCCTGGTAATAATTCACCTGCATGAATTACGCTCTGGAACTGCCGTGGGCAAAGGCTGAATGGTGCCAGCGTGCGAACTCCATCATTGCTCTGTGCCAGTGCCAGTGCCAGGGCCAGGGCCAGGCCGGCTGCCTGCCTCGGTTCCCTGATTCAGACGCACCGCCTCTTCCCCGTAACTGGCTGCCATCCACGATAAAATACTTTGATGATCCTCATTCACAGCAGACGCAAACCTCCCCTCCTTGTCGCTCTTCAATACAAACCCCAACGGTGATGGAAAACAACGGAGATCCTGACAGAAAACACCCAACACTCCCAGCGACTCCGCCCATTGCCCCGACCTTCCCTCCTATTGGTGATTGTTAGTCCTTCCTTGCCCCCAATTGGTGCTAGGTTCAGAGCTCCGCCCAGTTTCCCGTCTCCGGCTCATTCTATTGGCCCCAGTTTTCCATGCCATTTGCTGCTTCCTCCAATTGGGAACGAGATCCGTCTCCGCCTCATCCTATTGGTGCTACGGTGAGGTTTAAGGCATTCCGCGGGAAGTGGATTGGATCAAGTGCGAGGAACGATCAAAGTTCCCGACCCTGCCGCACAGGGCGGATTTGGCCACCGGCCCTCGACCCTGGGGTCTGTTAAGGTACAAGTTGCGATATCTTTTGTTTCGAACAGATTATCGACGGCTGTATTGTTAAAGTGCATCATCGGTTTGTAAAATTCGGAATTTACTTACGCAAAACTTCATGGTAGCGTCATCTGAGGCTCCGTGCATTTGAGACCAATTTCTGGAACTTTAGTACAAATTACTTATCATATTTATGTAAAAAAgcaaacattttgaaaataaaagCGGGAAAGAAGCAGCTGTTGTACTAGAAAGGTGAAGAGCTGCCTGTTAAATTGGCCGCATTTGCTGCGTCGGGTGAGGAACAGGTGGTGAGCAAGATTCTCGGTGACATCTGGATCAAACATCGGACGCGATTAGCACAGAGATTTGCAACCACTGGTTTTCTAATCTAAAGACATGCTCAGCAAGTCTGAATTTTATAAAGCTCAGTTGGCTACTGTTTTAGGAACTTTTGTGGGACTAGTAAAGGATCCAGTTAGTCATTTGACGAAATGGCATCGGATAATACTTTGCTGTAAAAAGCTGAATTAGACTACACATCTCCCGTGTTCATTTCAGTTAAGGGATAAGATTGAACAAAGTTGGGAAGACAATAGGGAAACGGAAGCTGGATAGGGAAGGGGGTGATTGGTGTAGTAGGCGGTGAATTTATAATTTTATCTgattccgcgccccccccccccaggaaagCCACCAAAAATGCCCTTCACACGAAAAACTGCACTATCGTACCTCCTCAGCTTC encodes the following:
- the adck2 gene encoding uncharacterized aarF domain-containing protein kinase 2, with the protein product MAAFLLTCKACPVICRSVIFRAPVLMSSNSASKMSFKLKSIPGLTLAWLGLGVSPVANSQKAVAVEAKVTHYPKRGSSHLPLKDLFWKLRFTAHICVRAVILLLRFGPLFLLYPICFVSSRFASVWYDVLLRCTEAAGPTFIKLGQWFSTRRDLFSVEFCEKFSRLHPHVTPHPWNYTKYSLKRAFGEDWRSIFHITNKEPIASGCFTQVYRACTDPKNINNSEFQKLVESFEREDQFEAWEVFGLRGIFRFMFAKKQDDFPDTKNEPEGVIGITELEDRRAVLHPDSTSEQQHLIPVAIKVMHPGIAHQISLDLKLMKAASCILNLLPGLKWLRLVEVVEEFEEIMLKQIDLRHEAKVMERFRENFLGMESVRFPIPLRPFVTRTVLVETFEESKPISMYLTKDVPNLLKQKLARIGLEMLLKMVFVDNFVHGELHPKNILIQGADQFSLQNDDKTTIVDLCDTLIVNVRPSQCPIKLILMDTGIVNELQPSDFHNFKAVFTALIQGQGKQIADLLLTQARTSECQDLQPFKSEIEKLVHNSGMNNGSLGKLHVAGFLSKVLETLIMHKVKVESSFASMIFAIIALDGLGRSLDPELDLLEVVRPMLLKDTAGL